In a single window of the Streptomyces sp. 846.5 genome:
- a CDS encoding helix-turn-helix domain-containing protein — protein sequence MASAAMDVTVLPSDEPMDDLADLVRRLPATPLAELVGPDGQRIALPEEVFRALAAVVNAMASGQAVTIAPHNQTLTTQEAAEILGVSRPTLVRLLDAERIPYSQPGRHRRILLRDVLEYEQQRRHERRAGLDELIAVSEEAGMYEATATPRRTR from the coding sequence GTGGCAAGCGCAGCAATGGACGTGACCGTACTGCCGTCGGATGAGCCGATGGACGATCTTGCCGATTTGGTTCGGCGCCTGCCCGCTACACCGCTCGCGGAGTTGGTGGGTCCGGACGGTCAGCGGATCGCGCTGCCCGAGGAAGTGTTCCGGGCACTTGCAGCGGTGGTGAATGCGATGGCCAGTGGTCAAGCGGTGACGATCGCGCCGCACAACCAGACGCTCACCACCCAGGAGGCAGCAGAGATACTCGGGGTGAGCCGGCCGACTCTGGTGCGCCTTCTGGACGCCGAGCGAATTCCTTACAGCCAGCCAGGTAGGCATCGGAGGATACTGCTTCGCGACGTACTCGAGTACGAACAGCAGCGACGTCACGAGCGGCGCGCTGGGCTGGACGAACTCATCGCTGTCAGCGAAGAGGCCGGGATGTACGAGGCCACCGCGACGCCCCGGCGGACCAGGTAG
- a CDS encoding NUDIX domain-containing protein, with the protein MNPRPGIDTPDHRGRVGLDRAGRGLDRNPDVVVRDVELTSQGWHVLRRTTFDYRRRDGRWVTQRHETYDRGNGAVVLPYDAERRCVLLTRQFRYPAYVNDHPDGMLIEAAAGLLDADDPPAAVWRESAEELGVTLGPLTHVLDAYMSPGSVTERLHFYAAPYTAADRTGAGGGVEEEGEDIEVLELPFEETLAMILDGRITDGKTILLLQWAALNGPFAPTMASARADATHWAT; encoded by the coding sequence GTGAACCCCCGCCCCGGCATCGACACCCCCGACCACCGCGGCCGCGTCGGCCTCGACCGCGCAGGCCGCGGACTGGACCGCAACCCCGACGTCGTGGTCCGCGACGTCGAGCTCACCTCCCAGGGCTGGCACGTGCTGCGCCGCACCACCTTCGACTACCGCCGCCGCGACGGACGCTGGGTCACCCAGCGGCACGAGACCTACGACCGCGGCAACGGCGCGGTAGTCCTGCCCTACGACGCCGAACGCCGCTGCGTCCTGCTGACCCGTCAGTTCCGATACCCGGCCTACGTCAACGACCACCCCGACGGCATGCTCATCGAGGCCGCCGCAGGCCTCCTCGACGCGGACGACCCGCCGGCCGCAGTATGGCGCGAGAGCGCCGAGGAACTCGGCGTCACCCTCGGCCCGCTCACCCACGTCCTCGACGCCTACATGAGCCCCGGCTCCGTCACCGAACGCCTGCACTTCTATGCGGCCCCCTACACCGCAGCCGACCGCACCGGAGCGGGCGGCGGTGTCGAGGAGGAAGGCGAAGACATCGAGGTCCTCGAACTACCCTTCGAAGAAACCCTCGCCATGATCCTTGACGGACGCATCACCGACGGCAAGACCATCCTGCTCCTCCAATGGGCAGCCCTGAACGGCCCCTTCGCCCCCACCATGGCATCCGCCCGCGCCGACGCTACACACTGGGCGACTTGA
- a CDS encoding PIN domain-containing protein, which produces MTTSALLDTCVLYPAHLRDTLLRLAEAGLFRPLWSPDILEELRRNLVMPPGLAENAVDRTIGLMNRYFSDAECTGYQALVDAMECDAKDRHVLAAAVHAHADTLSTFNTKDFPPHSLAPYPVALATPDDFLLDLLDLAPRLVVGSLKDQAAGHKREPKTLAGLLAVLARSGVPAFADEVRRLVN; this is translated from the coding sequence ATGACCACCAGCGCCCTCCTCGACACCTGTGTGCTGTACCCAGCGCACCTACGTGACACCCTGCTGCGTTTAGCGGAAGCAGGCCTGTTCAGACCCCTGTGGTCTCCCGACATCCTTGAGGAATTGCGGCGCAACCTGGTGATGCCACCAGGCCTGGCGGAGAACGCGGTCGATCGCACGATTGGGCTGATGAACCGCTACTTCTCTGATGCTGAGTGCACCGGCTATCAGGCACTCGTCGATGCGATGGAGTGCGACGCCAAGGACCGTCATGTACTGGCTGCGGCAGTCCATGCGCACGCCGACACCCTGAGCACGTTCAACACCAAGGACTTCCCGCCGCACTCGCTGGCTCCGTACCCGGTCGCGCTGGCCACCCCGGACGACTTCCTCCTCGACCTCCTGGACCTCGCGCCCCGGCTCGTGGTCGGTTCCCTGAAGGACCAGGCCGCCGGGCACAAGCGCGAACCGAAAACGCTGGCCGGGCTGCTGGCAGTCCTCGCGCGTAGTGGCGTGCCCGCTTTCGCCGACGAAGTGCGGCGCCTGGTCAACTGA
- a CDS encoding DeoR/GlpR family DNA-binding transcription regulator encodes MLAAERRDHLLGLLAREGKIVAKDVATALRISEDSVRRDLRDLAAEGLCQRVYGGALPVSPATADYAARQTVAPDGKRKVASVAAALVRPGSALILDGGTTALAVARALPRDLSCTVITHSPTIAAALLDHPQAELFLLGGRIFKHSAVACGAAAVEAAQNVSADLCLLGVTGVHPEAGLTTGDAEEAAMKRALAARAADTYILASSEKIGTASRYRVLPWEQISGLITDADPDDPVVEQLSALGVNIQAADQA; translated from the coding sequence ATGCTGGCTGCCGAACGGCGCGACCACCTGCTCGGGCTGCTCGCCCGCGAGGGCAAGATCGTCGCCAAGGACGTCGCCACCGCGCTGCGGATCTCCGAGGACAGCGTGCGGCGCGACCTGCGCGATCTCGCGGCCGAGGGACTGTGCCAGCGGGTCTACGGCGGGGCGCTCCCCGTCTCGCCGGCCACGGCGGACTACGCCGCCCGGCAGACCGTGGCCCCGGACGGCAAACGGAAGGTCGCCTCGGTGGCCGCCGCGCTGGTACGGCCTGGCAGTGCACTGATCCTGGACGGCGGCACCACCGCCCTCGCCGTCGCCCGCGCACTCCCGCGGGACCTGTCCTGCACCGTGATCACCCACAGTCCGACCATCGCCGCCGCCCTGCTCGACCACCCGCAGGCAGAGCTCTTCCTGCTCGGCGGCCGCATCTTCAAGCACTCGGCGGTCGCCTGCGGCGCGGCCGCCGTCGAGGCCGCGCAGAACGTCTCCGCCGACCTCTGCCTCCTCGGCGTCACCGGTGTGCATCCCGAAGCGGGACTGACCACCGGCGACGCCGAGGAGGCCGCGATGAAACGCGCCCTGGCCGCACGCGCGGCGGACACCTACATCCTCGCCTCCTCCGAGAAGATCGGCACAGCTTCGCGCTACCGCGTCCTGCCCTGGGAGCAGATCAGCGGACTGATCACCGACGCCGACCCCGACGACCCGGTCGTCGAGCAACTCTCCGCGCTCGGCGTGAACATCCAAGCAGCCGACCAGGCATGA